One part of the Gemmatimonadaceae bacterium genome encodes these proteins:
- a CDS encoding FMN-binding protein produces the protein MSHAHMHGGGQAGAQAGAADLPAPVDTPAWKLIATLSLAGALAGLLVVIVYQWTLPSVLAHKALVMRSTVNEVLHHPARWDTLYLEGGALTSTPRGERSELATAFVGYDSTGKEVGVAVSAGEPGFLEVINLMVGFDPATGKLLGMKIMDQKETPGLGDKIEKDTVFATQWPGLVAPLKAVKTRSGSNPNEVQAISGATISSRAVTRIINNAVAKWQPLLVAYKKQGAP, from the coding sequence ATGAGTCACGCGCACATGCACGGTGGCGGCCAGGCAGGCGCGCAGGCCGGCGCAGCGGACCTTCCGGCGCCAGTCGACACCCCGGCGTGGAAGCTCATCGCCACGCTCAGCCTCGCCGGGGCACTCGCCGGGCTCCTCGTGGTGATCGTGTACCAGTGGACGCTCCCCAGCGTCCTGGCGCACAAGGCACTCGTCATGCGCAGCACCGTGAACGAGGTCCTGCACCACCCGGCGCGGTGGGACACGCTCTATCTCGAAGGCGGCGCCCTCACCTCGACACCGCGCGGCGAGCGTTCGGAACTCGCGACGGCGTTCGTCGGCTACGACTCGACCGGGAAGGAGGTCGGCGTCGCCGTCTCTGCCGGCGAGCCCGGCTTCCTCGAAGTCATCAACCTGATGGTCGGCTTCGACCCGGCGACTGGGAAGCTGCTCGGGATGAAGATCATGGACCAGAAGGAGACACCGGGACTCGGCGACAAGATCGAGAAGGACACGGTCTTCGCCACGCAGTGGCCCGGGCTGGTGGCGCCGCTCAAGGCAGTCAAGACGCGCAGCGGGAGCAACCCCAACGAGGTGCAGGCCATCAGCGGGGCCACCATCTCGTCGCGCGCCGTCACGCGCATCATCAACAATGCGGTCGCCAAGTGGCAACCGCTGCTCGTCGCGTACAAGAAGCAAGGAGCTCCATGA
- a CDS encoding electron transport complex subunit RsxA — MMGNVAWIIVSSLLVNNFTLVMFLGLCSFFGVTKQIETAFKLGLANTFVLLMTALSAWFLNKYVLGPAPYLRTIAFIVVIASAVQIVEMAVKKHYPLLFRQLGIYLPLITTNCAILGLAIFQTNRGYNLIEGLAFAIGAGLGLTLALTLLASIRMRTELTEVPQVARPMAIVLFIASCLSMAFMGFAGLGTI, encoded by the coding sequence ATGATGGGCAACGTTGCCTGGATCATCGTCTCGTCGCTGCTGGTGAACAACTTCACCCTGGTCATGTTCCTGGGGCTGTGTTCGTTCTTTGGCGTGACCAAGCAGATCGAGACCGCGTTCAAGCTCGGGCTGGCCAACACCTTCGTCCTGCTGATGACTGCGCTCTCGGCGTGGTTCCTCAACAAGTATGTGCTGGGGCCGGCGCCGTACCTTCGCACCATCGCCTTCATCGTCGTCATCGCGTCGGCGGTGCAGATCGTCGAGATGGCGGTCAAGAAGCACTATCCGCTCCTCTTCCGGCAGTTGGGGATCTACCTCCCGCTCATCACCACCAACTGCGCAATCCTTGGGCTGGCCATCTTCCAGACCAATCGCGGCTACAACCTCATCGAGGGGCTGGCCTTCGCGATCGGGGCCGGACTGGGGTTGACGCTGGCGCTGACGCTTCTCGCCTCCATCCGCATGCGCACCGAGCTGACCGAGGTGCCGCAGGTGGCGCGCCCCATGGCCATCGTCCTGTTCATCGCCAGTTGCCTGTCCATGGCCTTCATGGGCTTTGCCGGACTGGGGACCATATGA
- the rsxE gene encoding electron transport complex subunit RsxE: MTATAHAPGESTTAPAVTALERPLMTDFMRGVLKENPVVVQMLGMCPTMAVTNNVANAFAMGMATLFVLVGSEFFVSLLKKWFPNEVRIASYILIIATFVTLAELLLQALVPDIHKALGPFIALIVANCLLLGRQEAFAAKEPVGRSVLDALGMGLGFTISLTTLGSIREILGNGSWLSFRVLPASYEPWTFMVLPPGGFFTLGLLLLGITVVKDWRDKRAVAVRA; encoded by the coding sequence ATGACCGCCACCGCGCACGCTCCTGGCGAGTCGACGACGGCGCCGGCCGTCACGGCACTCGAACGCCCGCTCATGACCGACTTCATGCGCGGGGTCCTCAAGGAGAATCCCGTCGTCGTGCAGATGCTCGGCATGTGCCCGACCATGGCCGTGACCAACAACGTGGCGAACGCCTTTGCCATGGGAATGGCGACGCTCTTCGTCCTCGTGGGCTCGGAGTTCTTCGTCTCGCTGCTCAAGAAGTGGTTCCCCAACGAAGTGCGCATCGCGTCGTACATCCTGATCATCGCGACCTTCGTCACCCTGGCGGAACTTCTCCTGCAGGCACTCGTCCCCGACATTCACAAGGCGCTCGGCCCCTTCATCGCGCTCATCGTGGCTAACTGCCTGCTGCTGGGACGACAGGAGGCGTTCGCGGCCAAGGAGCCCGTCGGCCGCTCGGTCCTCGATGCCCTCGGGATGGGACTCGGCTTCACCATCTCCCTCACGACGCTGGGGTCGATTCGCGAGATTCTCGGCAACGGGTCGTGGCTGAGCTTCCGCGTGCTGCCGGCGAGCTATGAGCCGTGGACCTTCATGGTCCTCCCGCCGGGGGGCTTCTTCACCCTCGGGTTGCTGCTGCTGGGAATCACCGTCGTGAAGGACTGGCGCGACAAGCGCGCCGTCGCCGTGAGGGCATGA
- a CDS encoding 2-oxoacid:acceptor oxidoreductase family protein has translation MNIWPGKSAAQPAPAPAAPPPFPGVVEAMDGSSAVVEMETAASEAAGAYPITPSTQMGEGWAAAVADGKPNVNGRRLLFFEPEGEHAAAAVTAGMSMMGLRATNFSSGQGIVYMHESLYAAVGKRLTYVLNVAARAITKQGLNVHAGHDDYHAIDDTGFFQLFAKDVQESADLNLIAHRIAELSLNPGVCAQDGFLTSHVIESMRLPERALVKQYLGDPSDFIESPTPSQRLVFGAKRRRIPEMFDLDYPAMLGVVQNQDSYAQGVAAQRPFYFDHVAELTDRAMEEYAALTGRRYARTSGYRVDDADYVIVGQGSVVSNSEAVADYLRAQRNLKVGVVNVTMFRPFPADCITRLLKGKKGVVVLERTDQPLAVDLPLLREIRAAMGQGSENARVARGEPVPYPRLASISPDDVPVFYSGCYGLGSRDLQPGDIIAAVDNMLPNGARRRQFYLGVDFIRKGTNLPKLQIWQEQLEDEYPQLASLSLPSAGDVNLMPAGALSIRIHSVGGWGAITMGKNLAMTAFELFGVNVKANPKYGSEKKGQPTTFYATLAHEPIRLNSELKHVDVVLSPDPNVFRHSNPFAGLSDGGVFVLQSELSPDEQWKALPVWARQAITEKHISFHVLDAFKIAASEASDVELRYRMQGTAFMGAFFAVSPLAKREGIDEAALFKGLRDQLVKKFGKKGERVVEDNVRVIRRGFDEVQEVKPFHVPLDDSFVGEVPGIPDVMDTPNAEPGVGNPGRFWEQVCGLCKISQDGIADPFAAISAIPAATGAVRDMSGVRLEVPDFIASKCTGCGQCWTQCPDSAIPGLVNSVEDVIGAGIDQATNGVPLDRVRQISKPLAREARRQMDALPTLLFHDALAAAYPIVAGKMGFEGEKRAALDSEFAKVHAAIADFPLARTKPFYDLPEGKAKGSGGLLSITVNPEACKGCNLCVEVCPDHALVTVKQDAPILSRLRKNWQLWKQLPDTDDRFINVSNLEEGIGVLSSLLLKKETYRSMVGGDGACMGCGEKTAVHLIVSSIEAMMTPRVTKYVAHLDTLIAGLEDASRALLLEGADMEAMTASVSSNSVAVPVDPSKGERLALLAREIHALKDLRWRYTEGPSGKGRASLGMANSTGCSSVWASTYPYNPYPFPWVNHLFQDSPSVAIGVFEGHMRKMADGFVHVRRVQAILDGSYDASVLEPELAIFDWRQFDDEEFSMCPPIISMGGDGAMLDIGFQNLSRLMASGKPIRVVVLDTQVYSNTGGQSCTSGFTGQVADMAAFGPAQHGKTEMRKELALIAIAHRGTFVHQSSPASASHLIAGVLKGLQKRRPAVFNIYTPCPVEHGLADDASQHSARLALEARAFPFLTFDPDAGNSVADCLDLSGNPSLESAWPEYELRYDDAEGREQVMTLPLTTADWAATEGRFKKHFKELKEVSDDLLPFHEFLALDAEGREGKTPFIYTRGADGKLHRLKVSAEMVQLAEERQHFWAELKEMAGVEQPASVREAMAASLEAEFEAKAAALTQEYEQRIANLKATYPTLVARKLAEGLLRSAGGQHLAKELMTSLPSLTLPLLVEPASGNGAGSASPNGATSALPNVATSASPNGAVAVATAPVAAAATAPAATVAAAPAPASVVAAAATAPAPATDDDMAIEPYVESARCTSCNECTNLSKKLFAYNANKQAYVKDPNGGTFAQLVQAAEKCPVGAIHPGTPLNPKEKDLAKWVERAKPFN, from the coding sequence ATGAACATCTGGCCTGGCAAGAGTGCCGCGCAGCCGGCACCGGCCCCCGCTGCTCCCCCGCCGTTCCCGGGCGTCGTGGAAGCGATGGACGGGAGCAGCGCAGTGGTGGAAATGGAGACCGCGGCCTCGGAGGCCGCTGGCGCCTATCCAATCACCCCGTCCACGCAGATGGGTGAGGGATGGGCGGCAGCGGTCGCCGACGGCAAGCCTAACGTGAATGGGCGCCGCCTCCTTTTCTTCGAGCCCGAAGGTGAGCATGCCGCCGCCGCCGTCACGGCGGGGATGAGCATGATGGGGCTCCGCGCCACCAACTTCTCCAGCGGCCAGGGGATCGTGTACATGCACGAGTCCCTGTACGCGGCGGTGGGCAAGCGCCTCACGTACGTGCTGAACGTGGCAGCGCGCGCCATCACCAAGCAGGGGCTCAACGTGCACGCGGGGCACGACGACTACCACGCCATCGACGACACCGGCTTCTTCCAGTTGTTTGCCAAGGACGTGCAGGAGTCGGCTGACCTCAACCTCATCGCCCATCGCATCGCGGAGCTGTCGCTCAATCCCGGCGTGTGTGCGCAGGACGGCTTCCTGACCAGTCACGTCATCGAGTCGATGCGACTCCCCGAGCGTGCGCTGGTGAAGCAGTACCTGGGCGATCCGTCCGACTTCATCGAGTCGCCCACGCCCTCGCAGCGCCTCGTGTTCGGCGCCAAGCGCCGGCGCATCCCCGAGATGTTCGACCTCGACTACCCGGCGATGCTGGGGGTGGTGCAAAACCAGGACAGCTACGCGCAAGGCGTGGCGGCGCAGCGCCCGTTCTACTTCGACCATGTCGCCGAGCTGACCGACCGCGCCATGGAGGAGTATGCGGCGCTCACCGGTCGTCGTTATGCACGGACGTCCGGGTACCGTGTCGACGATGCGGACTACGTGATCGTCGGGCAGGGGTCGGTCGTCTCGAACTCCGAGGCGGTGGCCGACTACCTGCGCGCGCAGCGCAACCTCAAGGTCGGCGTCGTCAACGTCACGATGTTCCGCCCGTTCCCGGCCGACTGCATCACGCGACTGCTCAAGGGGAAGAAGGGGGTCGTGGTGCTGGAGCGCACGGACCAGCCGCTCGCCGTCGACCTTCCGCTGCTGCGCGAGATTCGCGCGGCGATGGGGCAGGGGAGCGAGAACGCGCGCGTCGCGCGCGGCGAGCCGGTGCCGTATCCCAGGCTCGCATCGATTTCGCCAGACGACGTCCCGGTCTTCTACTCGGGGTGCTACGGTCTCGGGAGCCGCGACCTCCAGCCGGGCGACATCATCGCCGCGGTGGACAACATGCTCCCGAATGGGGCGCGCCGGCGCCAGTTCTATCTCGGCGTCGACTTCATCCGCAAGGGGACTAACCTTCCCAAGCTGCAGATCTGGCAGGAGCAGCTCGAGGACGAGTATCCGCAGCTGGCGAGTCTCTCGCTCCCTTCGGCGGGTGACGTCAACCTCATGCCCGCCGGGGCGCTGTCGATCCGCATCCACTCCGTGGGTGGATGGGGGGCGATCACGATGGGGAAGAACCTGGCGATGACCGCCTTCGAGCTGTTTGGCGTCAACGTCAAGGCCAACCCGAAGTACGGCTCGGAGAAGAAGGGGCAGCCGACGACGTTCTACGCCACGCTGGCGCACGAGCCCATCCGCCTCAACTCCGAGCTCAAGCACGTCGACGTCGTCCTGTCGCCTGACCCCAACGTCTTCCGCCACTCCAACCCGTTTGCCGGGTTGTCGGATGGCGGCGTCTTCGTGCTGCAGAGCGAGCTGTCGCCTGACGAGCAGTGGAAGGCGCTCCCGGTGTGGGCCCGCCAGGCCATCACCGAGAAGCACATCAGCTTCCACGTCCTCGACGCGTTCAAGATCGCGGCGAGCGAGGCGTCGGATGTGGAGCTGCGCTACCGCATGCAGGGAACGGCCTTCATGGGGGCGTTCTTCGCGGTCTCGCCGCTGGCCAAGCGCGAGGGGATCGACGAGGCGGCGCTGTTCAAGGGGTTGCGCGACCAGCTGGTGAAGAAGTTCGGCAAGAAGGGCGAGCGCGTGGTCGAGGACAACGTGCGCGTGATCCGGCGCGGCTTCGACGAGGTGCAGGAGGTGAAGCCGTTCCACGTCCCGCTCGACGACAGCTTCGTGGGCGAGGTGCCCGGCATTCCGGACGTGATGGACACGCCTAACGCCGAACCCGGCGTGGGGAATCCCGGGCGCTTCTGGGAGCAGGTGTGCGGCCTGTGCAAGATCTCGCAGGATGGCATTGCCGATCCCTTCGCCGCCATCAGTGCGATTCCCGCCGCCACCGGCGCCGTGCGCGACATGTCGGGCGTGCGGCTCGAGGTGCCGGACTTCATCGCCAGCAAGTGCACCGGGTGCGGCCAGTGCTGGACGCAGTGCCCGGATTCGGCAATCCCCGGTTTGGTCAACAGCGTCGAGGACGTGATTGGCGCCGGCATCGACCAGGCCACCAACGGTGTCCCGCTCGATCGCGTACGGCAGATCTCCAAGCCGTTGGCCAGGGAGGCGCGCCGACAGATGGATGCGCTCCCCACGCTCCTCTTCCACGATGCGCTGGCCGCCGCCTACCCGATCGTCGCCGGCAAGATGGGCTTCGAGGGAGAGAAGCGGGCCGCGCTCGACAGCGAGTTTGCCAAGGTGCACGCGGCCATCGCGGACTTCCCGCTGGCGCGCACCAAGCCGTTCTACGACCTCCCGGAAGGAAAGGCGAAGGGGAGCGGAGGGCTGCTGTCCATCACCGTGAATCCCGAGGCGTGCAAGGGGTGCAACCTCTGCGTCGAGGTCTGCCCGGATCACGCACTCGTGACGGTCAAGCAGGATGCCCCGATCCTGTCGCGGCTGCGCAAGAACTGGCAGCTGTGGAAGCAGCTTCCCGACACCGACGACCGCTTCATCAACGTCTCCAACCTCGAGGAGGGGATCGGCGTCCTGTCGTCGCTCCTCCTCAAGAAGGAGACGTATCGCTCGATGGTTGGGGGCGACGGGGCGTGCATGGGATGCGGCGAGAAGACCGCGGTGCACCTGATCGTCTCGTCGATCGAGGCGATGATGACGCCGCGCGTGACGAAGTACGTGGCGCACCTCGACACGCTCATTGCCGGGCTCGAGGACGCGTCGCGCGCACTCCTGCTCGAGGGCGCCGACATGGAGGCGATGACCGCCTCCGTCAGCAGCAACAGCGTCGCCGTCCCGGTGGACCCGTCCAAGGGCGAGCGCCTCGCGCTGCTGGCGCGCGAGATCCACGCACTCAAGGACCTGCGCTGGCGCTACACCGAGGGGCCCAGCGGGAAAGGGCGTGCTTCGCTCGGCATGGCCAACTCCACCGGCTGCTCGTCGGTGTGGGCCAGCACCTATCCGTACAATCCGTATCCCTTCCCCTGGGTCAACCACCTCTTCCAGGATTCCCCCTCGGTCGCGATCGGCGTCTTCGAGGGGCACATGCGGAAGATGGCCGACGGCTTCGTGCATGTGCGCCGTGTCCAGGCAATCCTCGACGGGTCGTATGACGCGTCGGTGCTCGAGCCCGAACTGGCAATCTTCGATTGGCGCCAGTTCGACGACGAGGAGTTCTCGATGTGCCCGCCGATCATCTCGATGGGCGGCGACGGGGCGATGCTCGACATCGGGTTCCAGAACCTGTCACGCCTGATGGCTTCGGGGAAGCCGATTCGCGTAGTCGTGCTCGACACGCAGGTGTACTCCAACACCGGCGGGCAGTCGTGCACGTCGGGATTCACCGGCCAGGTGGCCGACATGGCGGCGTTTGGGCCGGCGCAGCATGGCAAGACGGAGATGCGCAAGGAACTCGCGCTCATCGCGATCGCGCATCGCGGCACCTTCGTGCACCAGTCGTCGCCAGCGTCGGCGTCGCACCTGATTGCCGGTGTGCTCAAGGGGCTGCAGAAGCGGCGCCCCGCCGTCTTCAACATCTACACGCCGTGCCCGGTGGAGCACGGGCTGGCCGACGATGCGTCGCAGCACTCGGCGCGCCTCGCGCTGGAGGCGCGCGCCTTCCCCTTCCTGACCTTCGATCCGGATGCGGGGAACTCGGTCGCCGACTGTCTCGACCTCAGCGGCAATCCGTCGCTGGAGAGCGCGTGGCCCGAGTACGAACTGCGCTACGACGATGCCGAGGGGAGGGAGCAGGTGATGACGCTGCCGCTCACCACCGCCGACTGGGCGGCGACGGAAGGGCGGTTCAAGAAGCACTTCAAGGAGCTCAAGGAGGTCTCCGACGACCTCCTCCCGTTCCACGAGTTCCTGGCGCTCGACGCCGAGGGGCGCGAGGGAAAGACACCGTTCATCTACACGCGTGGCGCCGACGGCAAGTTGCACCGCCTCAAGGTGTCGGCGGAGATGGTGCAGCTGGCGGAGGAACGGCAGCACTTCTGGGCTGAGCTGAAGGAGATGGCCGGCGTGGAGCAGCCCGCTTCGGTGCGCGAGGCGATGGCGGCGTCGCTGGAGGCGGAGTTCGAGGCCAAGGCGGCGGCGCTGACGCAGGAGTACGAGCAGCGCATCGCCAACCTCAAGGCGACGTATCCGACGCTGGTGGCGCGCAAGCTCGCCGAAGGGCTCCTGCGCAGCGCCGGCGGCCAGCACCTGGCCAAGGAACTGATGACCAGCCTGCCGTCGCTCACCCTCCCGCTGCTCGTGGAACCAGCGTCTGGCAACGGCGCGGGGAGTGCCTCGCCGAACGGGGCGACGAGTGCCTTGCCTAACGTGGCGACGAGTGCCTCGCCTAACGGCGCCGTGGCCGTGGCGACAGCGCCAGTCGCGGCCGCGGCGACTGCCCCGGCCGCAACAGTGGCAGCCGCACCGGCGCCAGCTTCCGTCGTCGCGGCAGCCGCAACGGCGCCCGCGCCCGCCACGGACGACGACATGGCCATCGAGCCCTATGTCGAGTCGGCGCGGTGCACCTCGTGCAACGAGTGCACGAACCTGAGCAAGAAGCTCTTCGCCTACAACGCCAACAAGCAGGCCTATGTGAAGGACCCGAATGGCGGGACCTTTGCCCAACTCGTGCAAGCGGCGGAGAAGTGTCCCGTCGGTGCGATCCATCCGGGGACGCCGCTCAATCCCAAGGAGAAGGATCTCGCGAAGTGGGTCGAACGCGCCAAGCCGTTCAACTGA
- a CDS encoding 4Fe-4S binding protein: protein MILSSILILGGVGLTFAVLIALAYNRLKVWEDPRIDIVTSMLPNANCGACGLPGCRAFAEQAVAGKVAPAGCTVSNEEGVLAIAGFLGVDKGEAVKRVARLRCAGGTDVALQRVEYRGPRSCAAATAVAGGGKGCTWGCLGLGDCEVACDFDAIAMSVTGIPVVDPVKCTACGDCVEACPKDLFVLMPIDHHLLVQCRNLVAGDEVLEQCKVACTACGRCVQDSAPGLISVASGVAVIDYDLIAQEQASAVARCPTDAIVWLEGAQFASIRRTTARSAVA, encoded by the coding sequence ATGATCCTCTCCTCTATCCTGATCCTCGGCGGCGTGGGGCTCACCTTCGCCGTCCTCATCGCGCTGGCGTACAACCGGCTCAAGGTGTGGGAGGATCCGCGAATCGACATCGTGACGTCGATGCTTCCCAACGCCAACTGCGGCGCCTGCGGCCTTCCCGGCTGCCGAGCGTTTGCCGAGCAGGCGGTGGCGGGGAAGGTGGCCCCCGCCGGGTGCACCGTGTCCAACGAGGAGGGGGTCCTGGCGATCGCCGGCTTCCTCGGCGTCGACAAGGGCGAGGCGGTCAAGCGCGTGGCGCGCCTGCGCTGCGCTGGCGGGACCGACGTCGCGCTGCAACGCGTGGAGTATCGCGGCCCGCGGTCGTGCGCGGCGGCCACCGCCGTCGCGGGGGGTGGCAAGGGGTGCACGTGGGGATGCCTGGGGCTGGGCGACTGCGAGGTGGCGTGCGACTTCGACGCCATTGCCATGAGCGTCACCGGCATTCCGGTGGTAGACCCCGTGAAGTGCACGGCGTGCGGCGACTGCGTCGAGGCGTGCCCCAAGGACCTCTTCGTCCTCATGCCCATCGACCATCACCTGCTGGTGCAGTGCCGCAACCTGGTGGCGGGCGACGAGGTGCTGGAGCAGTGCAAGGTGGCGTGCACCGCCTGCGGGCGGTGCGTGCAGGACTCGGCGCCGGGGCTGATCAGCGTGGCGTCGGGGGTGGCGGTCATCGATTACGACCTCATCGCGCAGGAACAGGCGAGCGCCGTCGCGCGCTGCCCCACCGACGCGATCGTATGGCTTGAAGGGGCGCAGTTCGCCTCGATTCGTCGGACCACGGCTCGGAGTGCCGTCGCATGA
- the rsxC gene encoding electron transport complex subunit RsxC → MLTASGFRHGVHPEERKELTQALPIRRMPFPDEVVLPVRQHAGKPARVRVKVGDHVERGDKVADADGFVSVPIHASAAGTVVDIDWWPHIDGTMAIAIRLKVDRHAMQLPRPRLVPHWEGLTPDQVIQAVQDAGVVGLGGAAFPTHVKLAPPRDVSIHTIIVNGAECEPYLTTDHRTMVEYPARVLFGVRVMMHTLGVRKAVIGVEKNKPDAIAALNAALPKDLDITVLPLTVKYPQGAEKMLIHAVTGLEVESGKLPASAGVIVQNVASAAAIAEVFETGLPLIERIVTVSGDGVQKPGNFIVPVGTKLVDLLDYCGGLTPDAAEVIIGGPMMGAAQGNLEAPVTKGTTGVVVLTAQQVRGEKVWPCIHCGRCLEACPVFLNPSLLGDLARNRRYEEMEALHLTDCMLCGSCSYVCPSNIPLSQQFAFSKAALKKRKAAAS, encoded by the coding sequence ATGCTGACAGCGAGTGGCTTCAGGCACGGCGTCCATCCGGAGGAGCGCAAGGAGTTGACGCAGGCGCTCCCCATCCGGCGGATGCCATTCCCGGACGAGGTGGTGCTTCCCGTGCGACAGCACGCCGGAAAGCCCGCCCGGGTGCGGGTCAAGGTGGGCGATCACGTCGAGCGCGGTGACAAAGTCGCCGATGCCGACGGGTTCGTCTCGGTCCCGATCCATGCGTCGGCGGCAGGGACGGTCGTCGACATCGACTGGTGGCCGCACATCGACGGCACGATGGCGATCGCCATCCGGCTCAAGGTCGACCGGCATGCCATGCAGCTGCCGCGCCCGCGCCTGGTGCCGCACTGGGAGGGGCTCACACCCGACCAGGTGATCCAGGCGGTGCAGGACGCAGGCGTCGTGGGACTCGGCGGGGCAGCCTTCCCGACGCACGTCAAGCTGGCCCCGCCCAGGGACGTATCGATCCACACGATCATCGTCAATGGAGCCGAGTGCGAGCCGTACCTCACCACCGATCACCGGACGATGGTGGAGTACCCGGCGCGCGTCCTGTTCGGCGTGCGGGTGATGATGCACACGTTAGGCGTGCGAAAGGCGGTCATCGGCGTCGAGAAGAACAAGCCGGACGCCATCGCCGCGCTCAACGCCGCGCTCCCGAAGGACCTCGACATCACCGTCTTGCCGCTGACGGTGAAGTATCCGCAAGGAGCGGAGAAGATGCTCATCCACGCGGTCACGGGGCTCGAGGTCGAATCGGGGAAGCTCCCGGCCTCGGCGGGCGTGATCGTGCAGAATGTTGCCTCCGCGGCGGCGATCGCCGAGGTCTTCGAGACCGGGCTCCCGCTCATCGAGCGCATCGTCACGGTAAGCGGCGATGGGGTGCAGAAGCCCGGCAACTTCATTGTCCCGGTGGGCACCAAGCTCGTCGACCTGCTCGACTACTGCGGTGGGCTCACGCCAGACGCCGCCGAGGTGATCATCGGCGGTCCCATGATGGGGGCCGCGCAGGGGAACCTCGAGGCCCCGGTCACGAAGGGAACGACTGGGGTGGTGGTCCTGACGGCGCAGCAGGTGCGTGGCGAGAAGGTCTGGCCGTGCATCCACTGCGGGCGCTGCCTGGAGGCGTGTCCGGTCTTTCTCAACCCGTCGCTCCTCGGCGACCTGGCGCGCAACCGGCGCTACGAGGAGATGGAGGCGCTGCACCTGACGGACTGCATGCTGTGCGGCTCCTGCTCGTACGTGTGCCCGTCGAACATCCCCCTCTCGCAGCAGTTCGCGTTCAGCAAGGCGGCGCTCAAGAAGCGCAAGGCAGCGGCATCATGA
- a CDS encoding RnfABCDGE type electron transport complex subunit D produces MSASQQSSRLVVTASPHLRSTDSTPRIMWTVVASLVPIILSSMWFFGIGSLLIIVAATAGALVTERVFGKSGSLLDGSAMISGLLLGLSLPAGLPLWMAALGGAMGIGFGKIVFGGLGQNIFNPALFGRAFLQAAFPVAITTWPVSRAPFWTLHGDLFAFPFTHPRAVDAVTAATPLGLWKFEGTGTSLLDLFVGTTGGSLGETATPVILLCGAFLAWKSYLNWRIPVGVLASVALVSGVLHLAVPRFPDPLFMLCSGGLMLGAVYMATDMVTSPVTNMGRWVFAAGVGVLTVVIRIWGGLPEGVMYAILLMNAFTPFINKATQPRVFGTTKRVIA; encoded by the coding sequence ATGAGTGCGTCGCAGCAATCCAGTCGCCTCGTCGTCACGGCGTCGCCGCACCTGCGGTCGACGGACAGCACGCCGCGAATCATGTGGACGGTGGTCGCGTCGCTCGTGCCGATCATTCTCTCGTCCATGTGGTTCTTCGGCATCGGGTCGTTGCTCATCATCGTGGCGGCAACCGCGGGTGCGCTGGTCACGGAGCGCGTCTTCGGCAAGTCCGGTTCCCTCCTGGACGGCTCGGCAATGATCAGCGGGCTCCTCCTCGGGCTCTCGCTGCCGGCCGGCCTCCCGCTGTGGATGGCGGCGCTGGGCGGCGCGATGGGGATCGGCTTCGGCAAGATCGTGTTTGGGGGACTTGGGCAGAACATCTTCAACCCGGCGCTGTTCGGGCGCGCCTTCCTCCAGGCCGCCTTCCCGGTGGCCATCACCACCTGGCCCGTCTCGCGCGCGCCATTCTGGACGCTGCACGGCGACCTGTTTGCCTTCCCGTTCACGCACCCGCGTGCCGTTGATGCCGTCACCGCCGCCACGCCGCTGGGGCTCTGGAAGTTCGAGGGGACGGGGACCTCGCTCCTCGACCTGTTCGTCGGCACGACGGGCGGGTCGTTAGGCGAGACCGCGACACCGGTGATCCTGCTGTGCGGCGCCTTCCTCGCCTGGAAGTCGTACCTCAACTGGCGCATTCCCGTGGGCGTCCTGGCGTCGGTGGCGCTCGTGTCCGGCGTCTTGCACCTCGCGGTCCCGCGCTTTCCGGATCCGCTCTTCATGCTCTGCTCCGGCGGGCTGATGCTCGGCGCCGTGTACATGGCCACCGACATGGTCACCTCGCCGGTCACCAACATGGGGCGCTGGGTCTTTGCCGCCGGTGTCGGCGTCCTTACCGTCGTCATCCGCATCTGGGGTGGGCTCCCCGAGGGGGTCATGTACGCCATCCTCCTGATGAACGCGTTCACGCCATTCATCAACAAGGCCACGCAGCCGCGCGTCTTCGGCACCACCAAACGGGTGATTGCATGA